A portion of the Propionispora hippei DSM 15287 genome contains these proteins:
- a CDS encoding LysE family translocator, with translation MSFYLDGYAQMLNFLLSGTLLGLVSGISPGPLFAMVISQTLQYGLREGAKLALSPLITDLPIVLGSALVLSNLYGHKSLLGMISLAGGLFLLFMAWGNLKTEGIGQSFAEGETNSLVKGVMINALSPHPYLFWITVGTPLLVAAYVQSSWYAGGFLVSFYAALVGAKLLLAVLVNHSRNLLQGKAYLYTMKFLGLVLFVFAIILFKDGIDFIRG, from the coding sequence ATGAGCTTTTATTTAGATGGATATGCCCAGATGTTGAATTTTTTGCTTTCCGGCACGCTATTAGGGTTGGTATCCGGTATTTCGCCAGGTCCGCTGTTTGCCATGGTTATTTCCCAGACGTTACAGTACGGTCTGCGGGAAGGGGCTAAGCTGGCCCTTTCCCCGCTGATCACCGATTTGCCGATTGTTTTGGGGTCGGCATTGGTATTGTCTAATTTGTATGGACACAAATCGCTGCTGGGAATGATCTCATTGGCTGGTGGCTTGTTTTTGTTATTCATGGCCTGGGGAAATTTGAAAACTGAAGGGATCGGCCAGTCCTTTGCCGAGGGGGAGACAAACTCCCTGGTAAAGGGTGTGATGATTAACGCCTTAAGCCCCCATCCCTATCTATTTTGGATTACCGTGGGGACGCCGCTGCTGGTCGCTGCCTATGTGCAAAGCAGCTGGTATGCCGGCGGCTTTCTTGTCAGTTTCTATGCGGCGCTGGTTGGGGCAAAGCTGTTGCTGGCCGTGTTGGTAAACCACTCCCGGAATCTTTTACAAGGCAAGGCTTATTTGTATACGATGAAATTTCTGGGGTTGGTCTTGTTTGTTTTTGCCATCATTCTTTTTAAAGACGGGATTGATTTTATAAGAGGATAG
- a CDS encoding DJ-1/PfpI family protein produces MLHVGIFLFNDVELLDFAGPYEVFTVAVGLQEGLVGRVFTISEDGAAVRSVNGLQVIPDYAFNDHPPIDVLVVPGGNGTKAEMNKSKVLQWLKKQYEASRLTMSVCSGTRLLGKLGLLDHLTYTTHHEVMPDMATIAPLATVEKGVRFVDNGKLLTSAGISAGIELSLHLVAKLWRKEIAHRTAIYMEYGNWEELRRK; encoded by the coding sequence ATGCTGCATGTCGGAATTTTTCTGTTTAACGACGTAGAACTGTTGGACTTTGCCGGACCTTATGAGGTTTTCACTGTAGCGGTTGGGCTGCAGGAGGGGCTGGTGGGCCGGGTATTTACGATTAGTGAAGACGGGGCGGCTGTCCGGTCGGTCAATGGGCTGCAGGTTATACCGGATTATGCGTTTAACGATCATCCACCCATAGACGTGCTGGTTGTGCCAGGAGGAAATGGGACGAAAGCGGAAATGAATAAATCTAAAGTTTTGCAATGGCTAAAAAAACAATATGAAGCTTCCCGCCTTACTATGTCTGTTTGTTCCGGCACCAGACTGCTGGGCAAATTGGGTTTGCTTGATCATTTAACCTATACGACCCACCATGAAGTTATGCCCGATATGGCGACTATTGCTCCGCTGGCGACGGTGGAAAAAGGCGTAAGGTTTGTTGATAACGGCAAGCTTCTGACCTCTGCCGGAATTTCCGCCGGTATAGAACTGTCACTTCATTTGGTGGCAAAGCTGTGGAGAAAAGAAATTGCCCATCGCACAGCTATATATATGGAGTATGGAAACTGGGAAGAATTGCGTCGTAAATAA
- a CDS encoding VOC family protein gives MKIEHVALYTNRLEELKEFYTTYFNGEANNKYVNSLKGFESYFITFESGARLELMRQQGMAERSANTAIGLVHLAFSVGSKEKVDELTQRLEQDGFKRISGPRLTGDGYYESCMSDPDSNLVEITI, from the coding sequence ATGAAAATTGAGCATGTCGCATTATATACCAATCGTTTAGAAGAATTGAAAGAGTTTTATACGACATATTTTAATGGCGAAGCAAACAATAAGTATGTAAATTCGCTAAAGGGCTTCGAGTCGTATTTTATTACCTTTGAATCAGGTGCCAGGCTGGAGCTTATGCGCCAACAGGGCATGGCGGAACGCAGCGCCAATACGGCTATAGGATTAGTCCATCTTGCCTTTTCAGTTGGCAGCAAAGAGAAAGTCGACGAATTAACCCAAAGATTGGAACAAGACGGCTTCAAAAGAATCAGCGGCCCCCGTTTAACGGGAGATGGTTATTACGAAAGTTGTATGTCGGACCCCGATAGCAATCTGGTGGAAATAACAATATAG
- a CDS encoding histidinol-phosphatase HisJ family protein, protein MLADYHIHTRHSNDSSYPMQDMIEQAIRLGLEEICITEHADYLRNDLTYIVNYEEYLAEYRCLKAKYRDQIRIRFGVEFGVQMHTIKEFERDFAAYPFDFVILSNHQIDDQEFWTGEYQQGKTQREYNRGYYQAILDVISNFKSYSVLGHLDMIKRYDRAGIFDDKMNEKLIKDILKLTIADGKGLEVNTSCFRYGLPDLTPSRTILSWYYELGGTILTFGSDCHEENQLGKQLLYAREELKKIGFRQFCTFDRMNPIFHGL, encoded by the coding sequence ATGTTAGCGGATTATCATATTCATACACGACATTCCAACGATTCGTCCTATCCTATGCAAGATATGATTGAACAGGCAATCCGTTTGGGTCTGGAAGAGATTTGTATTACGGAGCATGCAGACTATCTTAGAAATGATCTTACCTACATAGTCAATTATGAAGAGTATCTGGCAGAATACCGCTGCCTTAAAGCTAAATATCGGGATCAGATCCGTATCCGGTTTGGAGTGGAGTTCGGCGTGCAAATGCATACGATCAAAGAATTTGAGCGTGATTTTGCCGCCTATCCGTTCGACTTCGTTATTTTATCAAACCATCAGATTGATGATCAGGAATTTTGGACAGGCGAGTATCAACAGGGAAAAACACAGCGAGAATACAACCGGGGATACTATCAGGCCATATTAGACGTAATTTCAAACTTTAAAAGCTATAGTGTCTTAGGTCATTTAGATATGATAAAGCGTTATGACCGGGCAGGCATATTCGATGACAAGATGAATGAGAAACTGATAAAAGACATTTTAAAATTGACCATTGCCGACGGCAAAGGGCTGGAGGTCAATACTTCCTGTTTTCGTTACGGACTGCCGGACCTTACCCCGTCGCGTACTATTTTAAGCTGGTATTATGAACTGGGCGGGACCATCCTTACGTTCGGTTCCGATTGTCATGAGGAAAACCAGTTGGGTAAGCAGCTTTTATATGCGAGAGAAGAGTTAAAGAAGATAGGGTTTAGACAGTTTTGTACCTTTGATAGAATGAATCCTATTTTCCACGGCCTATAG
- a CDS encoding cupin domain-containing protein: MSDFITPPGHMKFQAKMLATDLNATILDSAVAYVEPGGGGPAPSHTHEKDHLFIVVDGCATIKLENESVVLKKDETLYVKGAVEHSVWNETNQSLKIIKINCIHK, encoded by the coding sequence ATGTCGGATTTTATTACGCCGCCTGGACATATGAAGTTTCAGGCCAAGATGCTGGCTACAGATTTAAACGCTACCATATTGGATTCGGCAGTAGCCTATGTAGAGCCGGGTGGAGGCGGCCCGGCACCGTCGCATACGCATGAGAAGGATCACCTTTTTATAGTAGTTGACGGGTGCGCTACCATCAAGTTAGAAAATGAATCGGTTGTTTTAAAGAAGGATGAAACCTTATATGTAAAGGGTGCTGTCGAACACTCTGTATGGAACGAAACGAATCAATCATTAAAAATCATAAAGATAAATTGTATTCATAAATAG
- a CDS encoding dihydroxyacetone kinase subunit DhaK — protein MRRLVNDPYNVVEEMLEGFVLAHSKYVTLLDHDGRVVVSKTAPVKDKVGVIIGGGSGHEPLFLGYVGPGFADAAVIGNINTSPSPEPCYNSVKAVDTGKGCLFLYGNYAGDVMNFDMAVEMAEADGIRVETVLVTDDVFSSKTFSSRRGVAGDFFVFKAAAAKADTGASLDEVKAAAIHANNHTRSMGVALSSATLPAIGGPIFKMEDGDMEIGMGIHGEPGVERGKLEAADKVVEKIMPYILNDLPFWKGDEVNVLVNGLGGLPLMDLHIVYRRVAQILAQHEITVHASFVGNYATSMDMVGMSITLIKLDEELKLLLDAPCATPYCIIK, from the coding sequence ATGAGAAGATTGGTAAATGATCCTTACAACGTGGTGGAAGAAATGTTAGAAGGTTTTGTTTTAGCCCATAGCAAATACGTTACACTGCTGGATCACGACGGGCGGGTTGTGGTCAGTAAAACGGCACCCGTAAAAGATAAAGTCGGCGTTATTATCGGCGGCGGTTCCGGGCATGAGCCCCTATTTTTAGGCTATGTAGGCCCCGGCTTCGCAGATGCGGCAGTCATTGGCAACATCAATACATCTCCCTCACCGGAACCTTGCTATAATTCCGTCAAGGCTGTCGATACCGGAAAAGGCTGCCTGTTCTTGTACGGAAACTACGCCGGTGATGTTATGAATTTTGATATGGCCGTGGAAATGGCAGAAGCCGATGGTATCCGGGTAGAAACCGTATTAGTAACAGACGATGTATTCTCATCCAAAACATTTTCCAGCCGGCGGGGCGTTGCCGGTGACTTCTTCGTATTCAAGGCAGCTGCCGCAAAAGCTGATACAGGAGCCAGCTTGGATGAAGTAAAAGCTGCTGCAATCCATGCAAATAATCATACCCGATCTATGGGCGTAGCGCTTTCATCAGCCACCCTGCCCGCAATCGGCGGCCCGATTTTTAAAATGGAAGATGGCGATATGGAGATCGGTATGGGTATCCATGGCGAACCGGGTGTCGAGCGTGGTAAATTAGAAGCAGCCGATAAGGTCGTTGAAAAAATTATGCCCTATATATTAAATGACCTTCCCTTCTGGAAAGGGGACGAAGTCAATGTCCTGGTAAATGGGTTGGGCGGACTCCCCCTGATGGATCTACATATTGTCTATCGACGGGTTGCGCAAATTTTAGCACAGCATGAAATAACGGTACATGCATCCTTTGTCGGTAACTATGCAACTTCCATGGACATGGTGGGCATGTCCATTACATTGATAAAATTGGATGAAGAGTTAAAACTGTTGTTGGATGCTCCTTGCGCTACACCCTATTGTATAATTAAGTAA
- a CDS encoding flavin reductase produces the protein MNFEEVTLKQFDFNPFTKIEEWALLTAGTKERFNMMTITGVMCGKFFLKPMMQVYVHPDRYSYQFLANNDYFTVSFFDIPQHPALQICGKMHGNEGNKLAESGLHPLPFENTVLFEEAKTIFICKKVYHTDVEKDQFDSQQLFKEYYRDSTTFHRIYLGQIEKVLRHK, from the coding sequence ATGAATTTCGAGGAAGTAACGCTTAAACAGTTTGATTTTAACCCTTTTACGAAAATAGAGGAATGGGCGCTTTTAACTGCCGGAACCAAAGAGCGGTTTAACATGATGACAATTACCGGAGTTATGTGCGGGAAATTTTTTCTCAAGCCGATGATGCAGGTATATGTTCATCCCGACAGGTATTCCTATCAATTTTTAGCGAACAATGACTACTTTACAGTATCTTTCTTCGATATTCCACAGCATCCAGCCCTACAGATTTGCGGTAAAATGCATGGCAATGAAGGTAATAAGCTGGCCGAATCGGGGCTGCATCCCCTTCCATTCGAAAACACAGTTCTTTTTGAAGAGGCAAAAACAATTTTTATCTGCAAAAAAGTGTATCATACCGATGTAGAAAAGGATCAATTTGATTCACAGCAACTGTTTAAAGAATATTATAGAGATTCTACAACCTTTCATAGGATTTATCTCGGCCAGATCGAAAAAGTACTCCGCCACAAATAG
- the pdxR gene encoding MocR-like pyridoxine biosynthesis transcription factor PdxR encodes MYLLAANSKKPLYQQLYQQMRAKILSGELNAQAKLPSSRRLASELHISRNTVDTAYQQLLSEGYIVGKSRSGYYVETLRNTKLSAFAEAAPDMPSGQSQPDGILYDFRYGNLSPQVFPFGQWQRLTNLCLRQDKDQFLNYSDVRGEPGLRQELVKYLHEYRDVRCTADQIWITSGTIPCLMLICQLLRTEASAIAMEDPGFAAAHLAFTNYGFQVPLIPVNSHGINVKVLRTVTAQAAYVTPSHQFPTGRIMSITRRLQLIDWAFDQDALIIEDDYNCHLRYDVKPAPALQGLAPDKVIYIGSFSKILSPSLRVAFMVLPEKLALSLRQKTENYACSVPLLIQKPLERFLQENLFESHMRKLLRHFKKKRDSLLQALQEHFGDTITVSGVNAGLHILLQLNQPVSSQELVARAARAGVAINGDNLWVEATPGKAHRVLLGFGAIANEDIDPAVRLLRQAWLI; translated from the coding sequence ATGTACCTACTGGCTGCGAACAGTAAAAAACCGCTCTATCAACAGCTTTACCAGCAAATGCGGGCTAAAATTTTAAGCGGTGAACTCAATGCACAGGCCAAGTTGCCCTCCAGCCGCCGTCTTGCGTCAGAGCTCCATATCAGCCGTAATACGGTGGATACCGCTTATCAGCAGCTCTTATCCGAAGGCTATATTGTGGGAAAAAGCCGTAGCGGCTATTATGTGGAAACACTTCGCAACACTAAATTGTCCGCCTTTGCGGAAGCGGCTCCGGATATGCCTTCCGGCCAATCGCAGCCGGACGGAATCTTATACGATTTCCGGTATGGTAATTTAAGCCCGCAAGTTTTTCCCTTTGGCCAATGGCAGCGGTTAACCAATCTCTGTCTGCGACAGGATAAAGATCAATTTTTAAATTACAGTGACGTTAGGGGTGAACCGGGACTACGCCAGGAACTGGTAAAATATTTGCATGAATACCGGGATGTCCGTTGTACCGCCGATCAAATATGGATTACTTCCGGAACGATTCCCTGCCTGATGCTTATCTGTCAGCTCCTTCGAACGGAGGCAAGTGCCATTGCCATGGAAGATCCGGGTTTCGCTGCTGCCCATTTGGCTTTTACCAATTATGGCTTTCAGGTGCCACTTATTCCGGTTAACAGCCACGGCATCAATGTTAAAGTCCTGCGGACTGTAACCGCTCAGGCGGCTTATGTGACTCCTTCGCACCAATTTCCGACGGGCCGTATTATGTCCATAACCAGGCGTTTGCAGCTTATTGACTGGGCCTTTGACCAGGATGCGCTGATTATTGAAGATGACTACAACTGCCATTTGCGCTATGACGTAAAACCGGCCCCGGCTTTGCAGGGCCTGGCGCCGGATAAGGTAATCTACATTGGCAGCTTTTCTAAAATTCTTTCGCCGTCCCTGCGGGTTGCCTTTATGGTATTGCCGGAAAAATTAGCGTTAAGTCTGCGGCAGAAAACAGAAAACTATGCCTGCTCGGTGCCGCTGCTCATCCAAAAACCTCTGGAACGGTTTTTACAGGAGAATCTCTTTGAGAGTCACATGCGGAAACTACTCCGTCATTTTAAGAAAAAGAGAGATAGCCTACTGCAGGCTTTACAAGAGCATTTCGGGGACACCATCACAGTGTCCGGAGTAAATGCCGGCCTCCATATCCTGCTGCAGCTCAATCAGCCGGTGTCCTCACAGGAACTGGTAGCCAGAGCGGCTAGGGCCGGTGTAGCTATTAACGGCGATAATCTCTGGGTGGAAGCCACCCCAGGAAAAGCGCACCGCGTTCTTTTGGGTTTCGGTGCCATTGCCAATGAGGATATTGATCCGGCGGTCCGTTTATT